The Gemmobacter aquarius genome contains the following window.
ACCAGCCGCCGCGCGGCAGGGCATGTCGGGCGGTTGGGCGAAACGGCAGGGGGGATCGCGTGATGCTGGCCGCAGAATCGAGTATTTTCGCAAAGGTGAAGCCGCAAGCGCCGCTTCTTTCCGTCAAGGGGCTGACCAAGCGCTACGGCAGCCGCATCGGTTGTGCGGATGTGTCATTCGACCTTTGGCCGGGCGAGGTGCTGGGTATCGTCGGCGAAAGCGGATCGGGCAAATCGACGCTGCTGTCATGCCTTGCGGGACACCTGACCCCCGATCGGGGCGAGGTGATCTTTGCAACCGCGACGGGCCCGCGCGACACCGTGACCATGTCCGAACCCGACCGCCGCCGCCTTGCCCGCACCGACTGGGCCTTTGTCCACCAGAACCCGCGCGACGGCTTGCGTATGGGCGTCACCGCAGGTGGCAACGTCGGTGAGCGGCTCATGGCGGTGGGCGCGCGGAACTACGGCACCATCCGCGATGCCGCGACCGACTGGCTGGGCCGCGTGGAAATAGACGGATCGCGCATCGACGACCGGCCGAGCGCGTTCTCTGGCGGTATGCAGCAGCGGTTGCAGATCGCCCGCAACCTTGTCACCGGCCCGCGCCTTGTCTTCATGGACGAACCGACCGGCGGTCTGGACGTTTCGGTGCAGGCCCGCCTGCTGGACCTTTTGCGCGGATTGGTGCGCGAGATGGGCCTTTCGGCGATCATCGTCACGCATGACCTTGCCGTGGTGCGCCTGCTGGCCGACCGGCTGATGGTGATGAAATCGGGCCATGTG
Protein-coding sequences here:
- the phnK gene encoding phosphonate C-P lyase system protein PhnK: MLAAESSIFAKVKPQAPLLSVKGLTKRYGSRIGCADVSFDLWPGEVLGIVGESGSGKSTLLSCLAGHLTPDRGEVIFATATGPRDTVTMSEPDRRRLARTDWAFVHQNPRDGLRMGVTAGGNVGERLMAVGARNYGTIRDAATDWLGRVEIDGSRIDDRPSAFSGGMQQRLQIARNLVTGPRLVFMDEPTGGLDVSVQARLLDLLRGLVREMGLSAIIVTHDLAVVRLLADRLMVMKSGHVVEQGLTDQVLDDPQHAYTQLLVSSVLQV